Proteins found in one Sorghum bicolor cultivar BTx623 chromosome 1, Sorghum_bicolor_NCBIv3, whole genome shotgun sequence genomic segment:
- the LOC8084130 gene encoding probable carboxylesterase 15: MSSSSPPHVVEDMPHVLQLLSDGTVVRFADYDTLPPPSVPPALPVQWKDVVYDATHDLKLRVYRPPPDSCGNNKLPVLVYFHGGGYVLGTFALPNFHACCLRLAAELPAVVLSADYRLAPEHRLPAALDDAASVMDWVRAQAVDAAGGDPWLAESADLRRVFVTGDSAGGNIVHHVAVRLASASGELSPGLDPVRVAGHVMLCPFFGGAERTASEAEFPPGPFLTLPWYDQAWRLALPPGATRDHPFANPFGPESPALGGVALPPTLVVAAERDLLRDRQADYVARLKATEQPVEHVEFEGQHHGFFAVEPAGDAGSEVVRLVRRFVYGNSY, translated from the coding sequence ATGTCATCCTCCTCGCCGCCACACGTCGTCGAGGACATGCCCCATGTCCTCCAGCTTCTCAGCGATGGCACGGTGGTCCGGTTCGCCGACTACGACACGCTCCCTCCTCCGTCCGTGCCTCCCGCGCTGCCCGTCCAGTGGAAGGACGTCGTGTACGACGCCACCCACGACCTCAAGCTCCGCGTGTACAGACCGCCGCCGGACTCCTGCGGTAATAACAAGCTGCCCGTGCTCGTCTACTTCCACGGCGGCGGCTACGTCCTCGGCACCTTCGCGCTGCCCAATTTCCACGCCTGCTGCCTCCGCCTTGCCGCCGAGCTCCCGGCCGTCGTCCTCTCCGCCGACTACCGCCTCGCACCGGAGCACCGCCTCCCCGCGGCCCTCGACGACGCGGCGTCCGTCATGGACTGGGTGCGCGCTCAGGCCGTCGACGCGGCGGGAGGGGACCCCTGGCTCGCCGAGTCGGCTGACCTCCGCCGGGTGTTCGTCACCGGTGACTCGGCGGGCGGGAACATCGTCCACCACGTCGCCGTCCGCCTCGCCTCGGCATCGGGCGAGCTCTCCCCCGGGCTCGACCCGGTGCGCGTCGCCGGGCACGTCATGCTCTGCCCGTTCTTCGGCGGGGCGGAGAGGACGGCGTCCGAGGCGGAGTTCCCGCCCGGCCCGTTCCTGACGCTGCCGTGGTACGACCAAGCATGGCGGCTGGCGCTGCCCCCGGGCGCCACGAGGGACCATCCGTTCGCGAACCCGTTCGGTCCGGAGAGCCCCGCGCTGGGCGGCGTCGCGCTCCCGCCCACGCTCGTCGTGGCCGCGGAGCGGGACCTGCTGCGCGACCGCCAGGCGGACTACGTCGCGCGGCTCAAGGCGACGGAACAGCCCGTGGAGCACGTCGAGTTCGAGGGGCAGCACCACGGGTTCTTCGCCGTGGAGCCCGCCGGCGACGCCGGCAGCGAGGTGGTCCGGCTCGTCAGGCGGTTTGTGTATGGCAACTCCTACTGA